TAGGAGTGTAGAGAGGAGACCCGGGTGCAGAGCCCAGTGGCCACAAGGCCCTGTGGGGCAGAGGTGAGGCAGAGGATATGTCCTTGGAGGAGGGCAGAAGCAGACATCAGAGACCAGGGGGCCcagtcccctccctcctctctgaggGGGCTGCATGGACAGGAGCCATGCCCACACAGGGCAGGGTTCAGAAGCCAGGCTGGTTGGTGCCACCCAGCTCCTCATCTCAGCTCAATCTGGATCTGCCACACTGAGCTCCTGGCCTCACCGAGTCCTCTACATAGGACCTTGTGGCTCCGGCGTGGGGGCCCAGCCACCCTCCCTGGGGCTCCCGAGGCCAGGCAAGGGCTTGGGGGGTTCAGCACTCAAGGCCCCACCCCTGTGTGGCCCTGCACTGGAGGACAGGGGCAGGCACAGAACCAGGCAGTGTGCTGGTCTGTCTTCCAGATGAAAAGTGTCAGAAGCAGGGTGTGGAATAtgtgcctgcctgcctcctgcacaagaggaggaggagggaagcccAGATGGACGGCGCTGGACCACCTCACTCAAGAGAAGCCTTCTGGGAACCTGCGTCCAGTGAGGACGATGCAGCTGCCAGTGACAGTGATGACAGCATGACAGACCTGTACCCGCGTAAGTGGGACTGCCCCCCCACCCGCCTTCTTGCAGATTTGGGTCCTGGCTGTCTGGTCTATGCCTCCGTCTGTCCCACCTCGAGTCCTGGGCCCTGGCTGGCCGCCCCCTGCTCAGCCCTGTGCAGACGGTAAAGCTAAGCTGAAATTGCCCATCCCTCCGTGTCTTCCAGCCGAGTTGTTCACCAGAAAGGACCTGGGAAGGACTGAGCCTGGCGACAGCACCAGTGACTTTTTGACAGAAGACGAGGACGGGAAGCCAAGGCTCACACCAGGGAAGGGCCCTGAGGACAGAGAAGAGATGGAAGTGGCCCAGGCACTAGTTCACAAGCGTGGGAAGGTGAGTGTCACCTCCGGGGCTGCTGGTGTGGCAGCAGCTTCCTCTGGGGGTAGCtttccatttccttaaaaaaattttttttaaagaaccttgTTCTTGCCAACAAAGTGCCAAGCTAACAGTTTGTAAGTAAAACAGGAGCCAGGGCCACTCTGCCCTGACATGTGGGGGCTGCTTCCGGCTGAGGGAAGGACTTGTTTCCCTTTGCCATCGCCAGTGCCATCATCCCTGGTAGCTGAGCAGAGCCGGGCTCAAGGAAGTTGGGGACGCGGGGGTGCCGGGAGGCCAGCAGCAGAGGAGAGCGGCCACAGAGAGCTGGCCTGTCTCTGTGGCCAGGTGTCCCCATGGGGCCCTTTCCTCTCTGACGGGAAAGGCTCATGACCGGGAACCCTCTGTTCGTGTTCCAGAAGCAGTTGAGTTTGTCAAAGAAGAAGTTCAAAAGTCATCATCGTAAAGCTAAGAGCTTCAGCTCTCTTAAACACTGTGGTTAATAAACGGCTGCTGGAGAAAGCACATGTAGAGAGCCTGAGAGTTCTTCAGACACTCGACCCCGTGTTCCTCTTCATGCCGTCTGCAGTGCATCCTCTCAGCTGCTGGGGTGTCCCAGGCCCTTCTCCATCCACTCCATGTTGGTGGGCTGGGGGGTCTGGCCCCCAGGCTCAGGGGCACACTCCCTGTCCCCAAGAAACAGCAGGGACCCCCAGGGAAGAATTATGTCTGGACATGGCTTCTAAGTGGTCCTCAGTGAAGCCTAGGGGTCCGTCAGGCTCACTCAGCGTCTGAGGAGAGGCCTGGCGAGGCCTCACGCCAGCTGGACAACACCAGAGGACCACACTGCGTACAACAAatgccattatttattttgatgttttcaaaaatcaaaacgTTTTCAAACACAACTAAGATATAAAATACAGCATAAAATGAGATTTATACCTATTTCCcacataaagcaaaaaaattttcagaaattgttTTGCCAAAGCCAATTggtagtatttttttctcctccctgcaAAGGCATCTACCCTGTCCCAGGCACCGGCCTGCGCAGGGCCCCGGGAGGCCAGAACACCCCCTAGCATTGAGGGTGTCCTCTGACCACACCCATCAGCCTCCTGGGGTCCACCTGTTTCTACAAACTGACAAAGAAAAGGTCTTGCGAGCACAGGGTCAAGAGGGACCCGTACCGTCAAATACCGTGTCACAGAGGAACGGACCTGGCTGAGTGTCGATTGATAGGACTGTCATGCTGTGCTGATGGGGGAGGGATAGGCCAACAGGTGGCCCCAGCAGGTAGAAACCCCTTTGTGTGGTAAATGTCCTAGTGTCGGGAAGTAGAAAAAGCCTCCGTCCGATAAGCCACTGCTTCATCTTCAGAAGGCCAGAGGGGCATGCAAGTGGGCCGTGGGGGAGGGTTTAGGGACATCTCGGGGTGAGCCTCCACCAGGGCAGGGGCGTCAAGAAGGTGTGCCATGTGGCCCTCAGGTTTGGTGGGTCCAGGCTATGGAGCCAGTAAAGGTTCTAGGAGCATAGGTAGGCAAAAGTGGGGCAGGTTCCCCACCTCACACTGGCTCTGGTCTGGCTGGGAAATGTGGATCCTGGCTCGGGACTGGCCCCAGCATCCCTGAGCAGGACCCTGAGGCCTGCACACCTCGCTGATGaaccaggagaaaagaaaagctctgaTCAGTCCTCACTTGAGTTTGGTCAGCCTGCCCCCAAGAGGTTCTGGGGGAGGACTGGGGGGAAGCACAGAGATGTCCCACTCTCCCCTCGTGGTGTTCGCTATAGCCCAGCGAGCAGAGAAGAGCCACAGGCGCTCACACCCCCAAGAAGAGAAACACAGTATAAGGCAATGTTAGAAAACTTTAAATACAGGATTAAGATCCAATCGGTAAGGCATCACAAATCGTAAAAAGTAATTTGGGCTGCATTCAGCATAGCAAATAGACACTCTGAGCAAGCGACAGCCTTGAGAAGATGGTAAGTCACGGCCGCTCAGCCTGGGGAACTGCTCCCTCCCGCCAGAGAACCAGGCGGGTGCTCAGCCAGGCCAGGCCCACGGCTCAGCAGAGGCTGTGTAAAGGTCGGGGGTGAGGTAACTGG
The Vulpes vulpes isolate BD-2025 chromosome 2, VulVul3, whole genome shotgun sequence genome window above contains:
- the SURF2 gene encoding surfeit locus protein 2 is translated as MGEPPADVRAFLRQHPSLRLEPGAHKVKCVLTGHELPCRLPELEVYTRGKKYRRLVRANPAFDYAEFEPHIVPSTKNPHQLFCKLTLRHINKSPEHVLRHTQGQRYQRALCEYEKCQKQGVEYVPACLLHKRRRREAQMDGAGPPHSREAFWEPASSEDDAAASDSDDSMTDLYPPELFTRKDLGRTEPGDSTSDFLTEDEDGKPRLTPGKGPEDREEMEVAQALVHKRGKKQLSLSKKKFKSHHRKAKSFSSLKHCG